A stretch of Gadus macrocephalus chromosome 17, ASM3116895v1 DNA encodes these proteins:
- the epdl1 gene encoding ependymin-like 1, translated as MQALLLTCLLAVGCLAQTPYRCKSPPLLSGSVMVSSQNEALWESANFIYDAIGQRIRLQEFGVLNNKSFNLDALLLYREGAMFFIDKKNRNCTKRALKGDFQPLQVPQDAQLLGQAVLGSSSGPGEGLLVNTWVGNSPETGKYMSTVTEFGCIPIGTAYHSDQYGWLQVSYYNNIKGVADPSMLNPPEFCKGADLERGQTPVNFLNLFF; from the exons ATGCAAGCTCTGCTACTAACATGCCTGTTGGCAGTGGGTTGCCTGGCTCAAACACCTTACCGATGCA aGAGTCCTCCCCTTCTAAGTGGAAGTGTGATGGTG TCCTCTCAGAATGAAGCCCTTTGGGAGTCTGCCAACTTCATTTACGATGCTATCGGCCAGCGGATCAGACTCCAGGAGTTTGGAGTCTTGAACAACAAGAGCTTCAACTTGGACGCCCTGTTGTTATACAGGGAG GGAGCCATGTTCTTCATAGACAAGAAGAACCGCAACTGCACCAAGAGAGCCCTGAAGGGAGACTTCCAGCCCCTGCAGGTCCCTCAGGACGCCCAGCTCCTGGGCCAGGCGGTGCTGGGTAGCTCCTCGGGGCCTGGGGAGGGACTCCTGGTCAACACCTGGGTGGGGAACAGCCCTGAAACAG GCAAGTACATGAGCACCGTCACGGAGTTCGGCTGCATTCCCATCGGCACCGCGTACCACTCCGACCAATACGGATGGCTCCAGGTCAG CTACTACAACAACATCAAGGGGGTCGCCGACCCATCGATGCTCAATCCGCCCGAATTCTGCAAGGGAGCCGACCTCGAGAGGGGCCAGACACCAGTGAACTTCCTCAATCTGTTCTTCTAG
- the alpk1 gene encoding alpha-protein kinase 1, whose protein sequence is MREAWLALYLANTSCPPTMDSQEIGVWLEECLEAAALSGGQPYQASEEARQNHRSTRSALCAELSLLVQEAVEMKWPFVPEKWQYKEAVSSQDKTNLTDLISRNLPQLMALLKAAILAWETCEALAVVFLVDRFLYWSDESPRLLSLTKRLHRRQPGAPVAPQLVLRQARVYLNSGKLHKAEFILSMLIINNGATGNWAYRSESDKLLVQAVSVQVRGLVLQKLGLWLEAAELIWASLIGYFALPQPDKKGIGTSLGLLANILVSMNDEDFEALKNNPDVDLSLLGAGVHRLLAAAEAARLAVVYSQYASLYVLTNVVAQGLCLQSYSFSLACPAAGRRHYLLQAKQAFEVGLLTKTELQPVSSQQELHTFIKAAYSLAVVHRWLQLASETELGRATRDCQEALALFYNYCRPGDKERDGLAAQERDGLAAQERDGLAAQERDGLAAQERDGLAAEVMRRVGQVKRTLRVEPWPNSDPGSFIPDFYRKGAEERPVRFMPAGFFRLMERFQGYHQAICESPGTSGVEGTPGGGGGAGLSVTAMGTTVESGEREEAGADTPGGCPEAPVGRPEPPRNGALAPTEGLTESESDGGDGLGSSWQNVSGVGSRPGSGGGGGSGSAGSGAGDHEWVEAAIDTEMGEDEGPVGPLAIGGDDQVKANVGGCRPGPGLPRMHHTSSSSVSGGEAFELLEAAIDTETGEDEGPVGPLAIGGATRPMSRLSLGSPLGSLGRSYGSQSSWERISPVPPPSGSGSRGPPCGPPVQPGATRPSAEQLTPTEEPPLNEGTPASSSSFEELEAGEPESPADVPGPEATRRASERNAACWSCREPGALASPQPGKRYVLTEQDYRALLAGVCHDCLLRRLQSEGTKFKLKDHFKAYSGLQLKFSRATGLWTSRETCVYIGKPTGKEGKQRAALWVQFLHQEERLSSYMGKDYLKPKEMQFHLKDVERQMTSQYYITRFNKKLYEQKITAQIFFLPSDALLILEEGEIIGCLTVEPYMLGEFVKLTNNTREKDSRYKATEYGIAFGHFTYLFSERQEVVVDLQGMVSANGKGLTYLTDPQIHSTRSPRGPSNFGERGLRHFLDEQHGPECNSVCRDLQLPPMGGPPPAQV, encoded by the exons ATGAGGGAAGCATGGTTGGCTTTGTATCTTGCAAATACCAG TTGCCCCCCGACCATGGACAGCCAGGAGATAGGAGTCTGGCTTGAGGAGTGCCTTGAAGCGGCAGCGCTGTCAGGAGGGCAGCCGTACCAAGCCAGCGAGGAGGCGAGGCAGAATCACCGCAGTACCAGAA GTGCCCTGTGCGCGGAGCTGTCCCTGCTCGTCCAGGAGGCTGTGGAGATGAAGTGGCCTTTTGTGCCGGAGAAGTGGCAGTACAAGGAGGCCGTGAGCTCCCAGGACAAGACCAACCTCACCGACCTCATCAGCCGAAATCTACCCCAATTAATG GCTCTGTTgaaggcggccatcttggcctgGGAGACGTGCGAGGCGCTGGCGGTGGTCTTCCTGGTGGACCGCTTCCTGTACTGGAGCGACGAGTCCCCGCGCCTGCTGAGCCTCACCAAGCGGCTCCACCGCCGGCAGCCCGGGGCGCCCGTGGCACCCCAGCTGGTCCTCAGACAGGCCAGGGTCTACCTCAACTCTg GTAAACTCCACAAGGCAGAGTTCATCTTGAGCATGCTGATCATTAACAATGGTGCAACAG GGAATTGGGCGTACCGCTCGGAGAGCGACAAGCTCCTCGTGCAGGCGGTCAGCGTGCAAGTACGAGGCCTGGTCCTGCAGAAGCTAG GCCTATGGCTGGAAGCCGCCGAGCTCATCTGGGCCTCTCTGATCGGCTACTTCGCTCTTCCTCAACCTGATAAAaag GGCATCGGCACGTCTCTGGGACTGTTGGCCAACATACTGGTGTCCATGAACGACGAGGACTTCGAGGCCCTCAAGAACAACCCGGACGTCGACCTG TCCCTGCTTGGAGCCGGCGTCCACCGGCTCCTGGCGGCGGCCGAGGCGGCCCGTCTGGCCGTGGTGTACAGCCAGTACGCCTCCCTCTACGTGCTGACCAACGTG GTGGCTCAGGGGCTGTGCCTGCAGTCCTACAGCTTCTCCCTGGCCTGCCCCGCCGCGGGCCGACGCCACTACCTCCTGCAGGCCAAGCAGGCCTTTGAGGTCGGCCTGCTCACCAAGACGGAGCTACAGCCCGTGTCAAGCCAGCAGGAGCTGCACACCTTCATCAAGGCGGCCTACTCCCTGGCCGTGGTCCACCGGTGGCTGCAGCTGGCCTCGGAGACGGAGCTAGGCCGGGCGACCCGGGACTGTCAGGAAGCCCTGGCCCTCTTCTACAACTACTGCCGTCCCGGCgacaaggagagagacgggCTCGCCGCCCAGGAGAGAGACGGGCTCGCCGCCCAGGAGAGAGACGGGCTCGCCGCCCAGGAGAGAGACGGGCTCGCCGCCCAGGAGAGAGACGGTCTCGCCGCCGAGGTCATGCGGCGCGTCGGTCAGGTCAAGCGCACGCTACGCGTGGAGCCGTGGCCGAACTCGGACCCGGGCTCCTTCATCCCCGATTTCTACCGGAAGGGCGCGGAGGAGAGGCCGGTGAGGTTCATGCCGGCGGGGTTCTTCCGCCTGATGGAGCGCTTCCAGGGGTACCACCAGGCCATCTGTGAGTCCCCGGGTACCAGCGGTGTGGAGGGTACCCCCGGCGGCGGAGGTGGAGCCGGGCTGTCCGTCACCGCCATGGGGACCACGGTGGAGTCCGGAGAGCGCGAGGAAGCGGGAGCGGACACGCCGGGGGGATGCCCGGAGGCGCCGGTCGGACGCCCGGAGCCACCGAGGAACGGGGCCCTGGCTCCTACCGAAGGTTTGACGGAAAGTGAGTCGGATGGCGGGGATGGCCTGGGCTCTTCATGGCAGAACGTGAGCGGCGTCGGGTCTCGTCCcgggagcggcggcggcggcggcagcggctcCGCAGGAAGCGGTGCCGGGGACCACGAGTGGGTGGAGGCGGCCATAGATACGGAGATGGGCGAGGACGAGGGTCCGGTCGGACCCCTGGCCATCGGAGGCGACGATCAAGTCAAAGCCAACGTGGGTGGTTGTAGGCCTGGTCCTGGTTTACCCAGGATGcaccacacctcctcctcctccgtctctggCGGCGAGGCGTTCGAGTTGTTGGAGGCGGCCATAGATACGGAGACGGGCGAGGACGAGGGTCCGGTCGGACCCCTGGCCATCGGAGGGGCGACGCGACCCATGTCGCGGCTCAGTCTGGGCTCGCCCCTCGGCTCTCTGGGTCGGAGCTACGGTTCCCAGTCGTCGTGGGAGAGGATCTCCCCGGTCCCGCCCCCGTCCGGGAGCGGATCGCGGGGCCCGCCCTGCGGCCCTCCGGTCCAACCGGGCGCCACGCGGCCGTCGGCGGAGCAGCTGACTCCGACCGAGGAACCGCCGCTGAACGAGGGCACgcccgcctccagctcctccttcgaggagctggaggcgggGGAGCCGGAGAGTCCCGCCGACGTCCCCGGCCCGGAGGCGACGAGGCGCGCGTCCGAGAGGAACGCCGCTTGCTGGAGCTGCCGGGAGCCCGGTGCTCTGGCCAGCCCCCAGCCTGGGAAACGGTACGTGCTGACGGAGCAGGACTACCGCGCCCTGCTGGCCGGGGTCTGTCATGACTGTCTGCTGCGGAGGCTGCAGAGCGAGGGGACCAAGTTCAAACTGAAGGACCACTTCAAGGCTTACA GCGGCCTCCAGCTGAAGTTCTCCAGGGCGACAGGCCTGTGGACCTCCAGGGAGACGTGTGTGTACATCGGGAAGCCGACCGGGAAGGAGGGCAAGCAGAGAGCCGCCCTGTGGGTTCAGTTCCTCCACCAGGAAGAACGCCTCAGCAG CTACATGGGGAAGGACTACCTGAAGCCCAAGGAGATGCAGTTCCACCTGAAGGACGTGGAGAGACAGATGACGTCGCAGTACTACATCACCCGGTTCAACAAGAAACTCTACGAGCAGAAGATCACAGCGCAGATCTTCTTCTTGCCCTCCGACGCTCTTCTG AtcctggaggagggggaaaTCATCGGTTGCTTGACGGTAGAGCCCTACATGCTGGGGGAGTTTGTGAAGCTCACCAACAACACGCGAGAGAAGGACAGCCGCTACAAGGCTACGGAGTACGGCATCGCTTTCGGACACTTCACCTACCTGTTCTCCGAGCGGCAAGAGGTGGTGGTCGACCTccaag GGATGGTGTCGGCCAACGGCAAGGGGCTGACCTACCTGACGGACCCCCAGATCCACTCCACCAGAAGCCCCAGGGGCCCCTCCAACTTCGGAGAGCGGGGCCTCCGCCACTTCCTGGACGAGCAACACGGACCGGAGTGCAACAGCGTGTGCAGGGACCTCCAGCTCCCCCCCATGGGGGGACCTCCGCCCGCGCAGGTCTGA